A genomic region of Pelodiscus sinensis isolate JC-2024 chromosome 1, ASM4963464v1, whole genome shotgun sequence contains the following coding sequences:
- the LOC102450127 gene encoding olfactory receptor 52P1-like, translated as MSDSNASDFTNPSTFILQGIPSLERFYVWISIPFFVMYAIAILGNFTILFIVKREPSLHVPMYYFLCMMAVTDLVLSTSILPKMLSIFWFNSREIDFSACLTQMFFIHCFTAIGSGIFVAMAFDRYVAICHPLRHSTILTNPVVAKVGLTVVLRGSILTLPQPFLARQWPYCRTNIIPHSYCEHITLVKLACADIRISSYYGLSVAVLVTSLDIFFIALSYALILRAIFSLPTQEARLKTFGTCGSHLCVILASYSSALFSFLTQRFGRNVPLHFHILTANMYLLVPPTLNPIIYGVRTKQIRGRLLQLVTHRGI; from the coding sequence atgtcagattccaacgcaagtgacttcaccaacccctccaccttcatcctgcagggcatCCCTAGTCTCGAGAGGTTCTACGTCTGGATCTCTATCCCCTTTTTTGTCATGTACGCCATCGCtatcttggggaacttcaccatcctgttcatcgTGAAGagggagccgagcctccatgtgcccatgtactatttcctctgcatgatggccgtcaccgacctggtcctgtctacatccatcctgcccaaaatgctgagcatcttctggttcaattccagggagatcgatttcagtgcctgcctcacccagatgtttttCATTCACTGCTTCACAGCGATAGGATccgggatcttcgtggccatggcttttgatcgctacgtggccatttgCCATCCCCtgcgacattccaccatcctgacaaacccaGTAGTGGCCAAGGTAGGTCTCACGGTGGTCCTACGTGGCAGCATTCTCACACTCCCACAACCCTTCctggcaaggcagtggccatattgcagaaccaacattaTCCCCCACTCGTACTGTGAACACATCACCctggtgaagctggcctgcgccgacatccgcatcagtagttactacggcctTTCTGTAGCTGTCTTGGTGACCAGTCTGGATATATTTTTCATTGCTCTGTCCTATGCtctgatcctcagggccatcttcagccttcccacCCAGGaggcccggctcaagacttttgggacctgcggctcccacctctGTGTCATTTTAGCTTCTTATAGCTCagctcttttttccttcctcaCACAGCGATTTGGCAGAAATGTGCCCCTACATTTCCATATTCTCACTGCCAACATGTACCTCCTGGTTCCTCCCACACTAAACCCCATCATTTACGgtgtgaggaccaaacagatccggggcaggctgctccagctcgtAACTCATAGAGGGATCTAA